The Mixophyes fleayi isolate aMixFle1 chromosome 1, aMixFle1.hap1, whole genome shotgun sequence genome includes a region encoding these proteins:
- the KXD1 gene encoding kxDL motif-containing protein 1, with protein sequence MSKDLPGSHGNQPYSTNDQVMEPSASGEFCSRILNMVNSEDVNAIILAQRHMLDRFEKTNEMLLNFNGLSNTRLQQMNDRFIHHTRTLVEMKKDLDIIFRRIRMLKGKLAKQYPESFSSVHESPILEDDDDFDPNPKSAATTIATSEQSTESCDTSPSIISPTMSQDFEDLSQAPSETPSANGQLLTDDEVAHED encoded by the exons ATGAGCAAGGATTTACCCGGCTCCCATGGGAACCAGCCATACTCG ACAAACGACCAAGTAATGGAACCAAGCGCTTCGGGAGAATTTTGTAGCAGGATTCTAAATATGGTGAACTCAGAGGATGTTAATGCTATTATTTTGGCTCAGAGGCACAT GCTTGACCGAtttgagaaaacaaatgaaatgctCCTGAATTTTAACGGCCTGTCCAACACACGACTGCAACAGATGAATGACCGGTTTATACATCACACAAGGACATTGGTGGAAATGAAGAAGGACCTGGATATAATATTTAGGAGAATAAG GATGTTAAAAGGGAAATTGGCAAAGCAATATCCAGAGTCTTTCAGCA GTGTTCATGAATCTCCCATCCTGGAAGACGACGATGATTTCGATCCAAATCCTAAGAGTGCAGCCACCACCATTGCTACTTCAGAGCAGAGCACAGAGTCCTGCGATACAAGTCCTTCTATCATTTCCCCCACCATGAGTCAGGACTTTGAGGATTTATCTCAGGCCCCCTCTGAAACCCCATCTGCAAATGGACAGCTTCTGACAGATGACGAGGTGGCACATGAGGACTAG